In Terriglobus aquaticus, the genomic window CGTCGTACAAGAACAACAACAACAGTGGCTGGCCGACATACGCGATGAGTCGCCGGATATCCGGCCCCTTGGGAACGATCACGCGGCCGTCGCTCCCTTGCCTTGCAGAGTGGCTTCGAACTTGCCGGACTGCGAGGTGTGCACGCGCACGTCGCCGGTGGCGATGTCGTATACCCAACCCGAAAGCTCCAGCGTGCCTTCCGCCAATCCTTTCTTGACCGCGGGATGCGTCTGCAGGTGCTCCAGCTGCAGCAGCACATTCTTTTCAGTCAACGCTGGCAATTCCGGGTTGCTGTCTCCAGCAGAGGCACCATTTGCAAGCCAGTTCGTCACTGCGGGCAGGCCGTCCGGCTTGCCACCAGCTTTTAGCGCCTTCATGGCTCCGCAGTCACTGTGACCGCAAACCACCACATGCTTCACCTTGAGTGCAGTAATTGCGTACTCCACCACCGCTGCAATCCCATCGCCGCTGGTGCCATACTCCGGCACAATATTGCCTACGTTGCGCGCGACGAAGATCTCACCTGGCTTGCTCCCCGTGACCGTTTCGATGTCGATGCGGGAATCCGAGCAGGTGATCACCAGCGAGTGGGGTGTCTGCGGGTGTGTCGCAGCGTATTCATACTCGGAGCTGTGCTGCGGGTACACCTCTGTTTGAAAGCGACGGATTCCATCTTTCAAGCGATCAAGGCTGTTTTGTTCCGTGTTGCTCATCTTTCGATCCTCACTTCCCAAGGTAGACGGGCGAGATCGAAAATGGCACTAGGACACTGAAACTTTTCTGCGCCGGTTTCCGTCTGTGCGCCGCGGGTTGCCCAGAGCGTGTGCCGGAGGCGACCAAACAACATCTGCCACAACTTTGTTCTCTAAAGAAGAACGCGTTGTTGTGTTTGGAAGCACGAGGGCCCGCTGTCGTCCGCGGCGTCGCCTCTCTTCCGCAGCGGCGGAGGAGTGTGCATGCCGGAAGATGTATCTGTGAACGAGACCGCGATGAAACAACCGCGCTGGAGCCGCCGGAGTTTTCTGGCCGGCACGGGTGTAGGCGTCGCCAG contains:
- a CDS encoding carbonic anhydrase encodes the protein MSNTEQNSLDRLKDGIRRFQTEVYPQHSSEYEYAATHPQTPHSLVITCSDSRIDIETVTGSKPGEIFVARNVGNIVPEYGTSGDGIAAVVEYAITALKVKHVVVCGHSDCGAMKALKAGGKPDGLPAVTNWLANGASAGDSNPELPALTEKNVLLQLEHLQTHPAVKKGLAEGTLELSGWVYDIATGDVRVHTSQSGKFEATLQGKGATAA